A genome region from Bacteroidota bacterium includes the following:
- a CDS encoding DUF2203 family protein — MEFDHLFSLEEAQTLLAEIKPKLAEMVELKLACDHRGYDVYRHQYFGGMGPNGQKEFPPEMERLAQIASELDEAGIEVKDVGTGLIDFPHRRRTGEIVFLCYKHGEAELTAWHTIEGGFRSRKSLESL; from the coding sequence GTGGAATTCGATCACCTGTTCAGCCTCGAGGAAGCACAAACGCTCCTCGCCGAGATCAAGCCAAAGCTCGCTGAAATGGTCGAGCTGAAGCTCGCCTGCGACCATAGAGGCTATGACGTATACCGCCATCAATATTTCGGCGGGATGGGCCCCAATGGCCAAAAGGAATTCCCGCCCGAGATGGAGCGCCTCGCACAGATTGCGAGCGAGTTGGATGAAGCCGGTATCGAGGTCAAAGATGTGGGGACTGGGCTCATCGACTTTCCGCATCGCCGCAGAACAGGAGAGATCGTGTTTCTCTGCTACAAACATGGGGAAGCGGAGCTAACTGCATGGCACACGATCGAAGGGGGATTCCGCAGCCGGAAAAGTCTCGAAAGTTTGTGA
- a CDS encoding carboxymuconolactone decarboxylase family protein codes for MEDRTKIIVELSALASRPEHRERLRDALAAARAAAQVKREEIYECFLQLHLFAGFPAALEAMRALRAAWPRGHDEKLEVREPVSYPQFVERGQKLFEQVYGANSERVRAEIRDLSVELGAWTMNDGYSKTLSRPGLASIARELATVAGLTQLGWERQLFSHILGARNVGASKEDVEEAISIGALGDEEKLKRALVLAKK; via the coding sequence ATGGAAGATCGAACAAAGATAATTGTTGAGCTCTCCGCACTCGCGTCTCGTCCGGAGCACCGAGAGCGACTGCGAGATGCGTTGGCTGCAGCCCGCGCTGCTGCCCAGGTTAAGCGTGAAGAAATCTACGAGTGCTTCCTGCAATTGCATCTTTTCGCCGGATTTCCCGCTGCGCTCGAAGCCATGCGTGCCCTCCGGGCAGCGTGGCCTCGTGGGCACGATGAGAAGCTGGAGGTACGAGAACCGGTCAGCTACCCGCAGTTTGTCGAGCGGGGGCAGAAGCTCTTTGAGCAAGTATATGGTGCTAATTCGGAACGCGTGCGTGCAGAAATCCGCGACCTGAGCGTCGAACTTGGCGCATGGACCATGAATGATGGCTACTCCAAAACACTTTCACGGCCGGGTCTGGCGAGCATCGCACGCGAGCTTGCTACGGTCGCGGGACTGACACAGCTTGGCTGGGAGCGGCAGTTATTCTCGCATATTCTGGGCGCGCGGAACGTTGGCGCTTCCAAAGAGGACGTCGAGGAGGCGATTTCCATTGGCGCCCTGGGGGACGAAGAAAAGCTGAAACGGGCGCTGGTTTTGGCGAAGAAGTGA
- a CDS encoding proline dehydrogenase family protein codes for MNPLNKAISLALPFIPKPIVRKVSQRYIAGATLDDAVRTVRALNSKGAMATVDVLGEFITTLDQARENTKNSCDVLRRLHHDSLKGNLSIKLTSLGLALDEGICEQHVREILVTARENGNQLVRMDMENSPYTDGTLNLYRKMRRDFANVGCVLQSYMRRTLSDIETLVTEGRKQGVATNVRLCKGIYVEPEAIAFQKRREVQENYLRALEALFAAGAYAGIATHDDVLIEGAKGLVRKYHLDNSQFEFQMLLGVREQVRDALIRDGYRLRVYVPFGEDWYGYSIRRLKENPKMGGYIVKALLTGK; via the coding sequence ATGAACCCACTTAATAAGGCCATCTCCCTGGCCCTGCCGTTTATTCCGAAGCCGATCGTCCGCAAAGTAAGTCAGCGCTATATTGCTGGTGCCACGCTGGACGATGCCGTCAGAACAGTCCGTGCGCTGAATTCGAAAGGCGCAATGGCGACCGTCGACGTGCTCGGCGAGTTTATCACCACGTTGGATCAGGCCCGGGAGAATACAAAGAACTCGTGCGATGTCCTGCGCAGGCTCCATCATGATAGCCTGAAGGGTAATCTTTCGATCAAACTAACTTCGCTCGGACTCGCGCTGGATGAGGGGATCTGCGAGCAGCACGTCCGCGAGATCCTTGTGACGGCCCGTGAGAACGGAAATCAACTCGTCCGCATGGACATGGAGAATTCGCCGTACACCGATGGCACGCTGAATCTCTACCGCAAAATGCGGCGAGACTTTGCTAATGTGGGATGTGTGCTCCAATCTTATATGCGACGCACGCTTTCGGATATTGAAACACTTGTTACGGAAGGGCGGAAGCAAGGAGTTGCTACCAATGTCCGGCTTTGTAAGGGCATCTACGTCGAGCCGGAAGCGATCGCATTCCAAAAGCGACGCGAGGTCCAGGAGAATTATTTAAGGGCACTCGAAGCGCTATTTGCTGCCGGTGCGTATGCTGGCATTGCCACGCATGATGACGTCTTGATCGAGGGCGCTAAAGGGCTCGTCCGCAAATACCACTTGGATAATAGCCAATTCGAGTTTCAAATGCTCCTCGGTGTGCGCGAGCAAGTCCGCGATGCGCTCATCCGCGATGGCTACAGGCTGAGAGTTTATGTGCCGTTCGGCGAAGACTGGTATGGCTATTCGATCCGGCGTTTGAAAGAGAACCCGAAGATGGGCGGATATATCGTCAAGGCACTTTTAACGGGGAAGTAA
- a CDS encoding type II toxin-antitoxin system VapC family toxin, whose amino-acid sequence MASRENLILLDTHIWVWSVFRSPRLEARFAELIDARFESVCVSVTSCWEIAMLAAKRRIDLTLPTSEWFGKVFAQSGIRVLPITPEVTVEAYELPGRFHQDPADRMIVATARLHKCLLITEDEKIVRYPFVETAE is encoded by the coding sequence ATGGCCAGTCGAGAAAATCTAATTCTTCTGGATACTCACATTTGGGTGTGGTCGGTCTTTCGGAGTCCTCGGCTGGAGGCTCGGTTTGCGGAATTGATTGACGCTCGTTTTGAATCCGTTTGTGTTAGCGTGACGTCCTGCTGGGAAATCGCGATGTTGGCTGCAAAACGCAGGATCGATCTCACACTTCCTACTTCTGAATGGTTTGGGAAGGTTTTTGCGCAGTCCGGCATTCGAGTGCTTCCCATTACGCCGGAAGTGACAGTGGAAGCATATGAACTCCCTGGCAGATTTCATCAGGATCCCGCCGATCGAATGATCGTTGCAACCGCTCGATTACATAAGTGTCTCTTGATTACGGAAGATGAAAAGATCGTCCGGTATCCGTTTGTCGAGACGGCAGAATAA